GGTAGCGGTCGACGGAGCGGTCGATCGTGTACGGGTCGATCACCGGGCCGGGGGCGGTGCCGCCGAGCCGGTCCCTCAGGGACCGCAGGCCGTGCCTGCGGAGCTCGGCGGAGAGCAGGCTCAGGTCGAAGACCGCGTTGTACGCCACGACCGGGACGCCCGACATCCAGTACGACGTGAGGGCGTCGGCGAGCGCGTCCGCCACCTCGGCGGCGGGCCTGCCCTCGGCCGCGGCCCGTTCGTCGGTGATGCCGTGCACGGCCACCGCGTCCGCCGGGATCGGAACCCCCGGGTCCGCGAGCCAGGTGCGGCGCCCCAGCGTCTCGCCCGCCTTGACCTCGATGACCGCGCCCGTGACGATGCGCGCCTCGTTCGGATCCGTCCCTGTCGTCTCCAGGTCGAAACCGATCAGCAGCTCCTGGTGCCAGCCCATGGCCGCCCCCTTCTTCGTGGTGCTTTCCCCCAGTGACCACCACGATCCCATGGGCCACTGACAATCCGAGGGGCGCATTCCGCTTCAACGTCCCCAGCGATGGCCCGCGGGCTCACGACACCGGGCGGGAGTCCGCCCAGGCCGTCTCGAACTCCTCGCGGTATGTGGCGAAAAGGCCGCCATCGCCCGGATCGCCCGACTTGACCACCCGGCTGCCGCCCCGCAGCACGAGCACCGGCGCCTCCATCCCCCGGGTCCTGCGCAGGTACGACTGGACGACACCGATGCCGTCCGCACCGTCCCCGTCGACCAGATAGGCGGTGAAGCGCGGCGTCTCGTCGAACACCTGGATCTCGAAGGCGCCGGGGTCCCGCAGTCGCGCCCTGACCCGGCGCATGTGCAGGATGTTCATCTCGACGGACCGGCTCAACTCCCCCTTTTTTATCCCCAGTTCGCGCTCCCGGCGCTTGACCGCGCTGCTGGCCGGGTTGAGGAAGAGCAGCCGCGTCCGGCACCCGGACTCGGCGAGCCTGACCAGGCGCCGCCCGGAGAAGTTCTGCACGAGGAGATTGAGACCTATGCCGATGGCGTCGAGCCGGCGGGCGCCGCCGAACATGTCCTCCGCGGGGAACCGGCGCATGAGCCGCACCCGGTCCGAGTGCACGGCCACCACGTCCGCGTACCGGTCGCCGACCAGGTCCTCGACGGCGTCGACGGGCAGCCGCCGCGCGGAGGGCGTGTCGGTGCCCGAGCCGAGTATGTCCAGGAGGCGGGCGGAAGCGCGCTCGGCCTGGGCGAGGACGGTCTCGGAAAGGGCGCGGTTGCGGGAGACGACGTTCCGGGTGACCTCCAGCTCGTCGAGGGCGAGCTCGACGTCGCGCCGGTCGTCGAAGTACGGCTCGAAGCACGGCCAGTGCTGCACCATCAGCTCGCGCAGCTGCGGCAGCGTCAGGAAGCTGAGGACGTTGTCGTCGGCGGGGTCGAGCAGGTAGCCCTTGCGGCGGCTCACCTCGCGCACGGCGACGGCCCGCTGCACCCACTCCTGCCCGGCGGGGCCCGCCGCGGCGACGACCCAGTCGTCGGCGTGGACGGGTTCGTAGACGGGACGCAGAACAGCGGCCACGACCGCGCGCAGCCGCTGCTCCACCAGGTTCAGCCAGATGTAGGCCCGCCCCGCGCGCTGTGCGCGCGTACGGACCTCGCGCCAGGCGTCGGCGTCCCAGTCCAGTTCCGGTCCGATCTGAGATCCCATCTCCATCGGCCGGGCCAGGGACACCGCTCCAGGGGGTACGTCCGCGGAGCTCCCCTCGTGACCCTCGTCACCAGGGGGCAGCTCCCGCCCGCCCGAGCTCACCCGCGCACCGCCTTCCGCTCCCGCGAACACTCCCCCGGTCAACGATCAAGGAAGGGTACTCCGGGAGCGGCGGGCGGTGCAGCCCGATGGCCCGGGCAGTTTCTCAACCGCCCAGCGGCGGCTGGCCGTTCTGGTTGGCGAGGTCCTGCGGAGTGAGCGGGCTCATAGCCGTGACGTCGCGCGCGGCCAGCGAGAAGCCCTGCCAGTGGACCGGCATGGGCTGCTGGTCCTCGTCCCGCGCGATGTGGTGGAAGCCGACGTGGACCCAGGTGACCGGGTGGTCCATGGCCTGGCCGTTCACCCACTTGTCGACGCTGTCCGGGGTGCCGTTGGGGCAGCCCGGGTTGTTGCTCGCGTACTGCTCGCACTTCTTGTACTGGGTGAAGTACACGTCGTGCTTGGTGAACTCGCGTCCCGCGTGCTTGGTGCTGGGTCCTGGCACGATCTCGTACGAGCGCGGGTGGCCGTCCTTGTTCTTGCCGGTGTTGCTGACCACACGCCACCAGCGCATGTCCTTGCGGTCGCCGGTGAGCTCCTTGGTGACCTTGGTGCGGGTGGTCTTCGTGGTGGGGCTGCCGTCGCCGGTGGGCGGGGTGACCTTGGAGTCGTACTGCTCGACCTTGGCCTTCGGGGAGCCGTCCAGGCCGAAGTTGAGGCGCCAGAAGACGTTGTGGGCGTGGCTCTCGGCCTTGGCCTGGTCGCCCTTGCCGATGGGCCAGCCGCGGTCGTCGCCGCCGTCGTAGTCGTACGGCGAGAGGCTGCCGGTGGCGCCGACGTTGGAGGTGATGGTGCCGTCGGAGGAGAAGCGCCACTCCGTTATGTACTCGTACCAGGAGGCCTTGTTCACGGTGTACACGAGCAGGTCCTTGCCCTGGCCCGTGTAGGTCTTGCCGGTGCCGCCGGTGCTCGCGTCGTCGTTGAGGCGGTACGCGTGCCCACGCGCGCGCGTGGTGGCGCACAGGCCCTTCACGTTGCCGCGGTGCGGGACCTTGACGGTCTTGATGGTGCCGCCGGGGCACTCGCCGGGGTTGAGGTTCTGCAGGGCCTGGCCGAAGTCGGTGCCGGTGACGTCGTCGTACTCGGCCTGGCCGTCGTCGTAGGGGACGTGGACCTGGGCGAGCCGGGCGCTGGTGAGGACCGGGATCGGCTTCGCCTCGCCCTTCGGCTGGTAGCTGATCTTGTCGAGGATCAGACCGGAGAGCGTGTTGTAGTGCCAGCACATGCGCCAGGTCGTGCCGCCGTCGACGGTCTGCTCGATCTTGTAGGCGTCGCTGCAGTCGGCCGCGGCGGTCGGCGCCTGCGGGGCCCGCGGGGCCGCTGTCGCGGGTCCGGCGACGGTGACGGCGCCGCCGACGAGCGCGGAGACCGCGAGGGCCATCGTGGCCCTCTTTCGGGCGCGCGAAAGTCTGTTGACGTGCATGGTGAAGTGGACTCCCTCGTCCGAGGAGAAGGTGGCGTGTGGTCTCGTGAGCGGGTGGCCGGCGTCAGCCGAGGCGGCCCACCGTGCGGGTGCTCAGGTCGACGACGAGGGCCCTGGTGTCGATCCACGGGCCGCTCTTGACCTTGGTGACGACCTGCAGGCACCGGTTCTTCCCGCACGCGTCGAGGCTGGACGGCACGCGCTTCACGGTCTCCTTGCGGAAGACCATGCCGCTCAGCTGAAGCTGGTCGGGGCCGGTGAGCGCCTTGCCCGTGGCGTGCTTGAAGTCCTTCTTCAAGCCCTTGCCGAGCGGATCGGCGATCAGCAGCCTGGCGCCCTCGGCCAGCTCTTCCTGGCTGGGCGGCGGCTGCACGTTCTTGGTGGTGACCGTGTCGGCCACCTTGCCGGTCTCCAAGTTGACCGTCTTGGTGATGACGGTGTCCTTCTTGTAGTCGTAGTACACGACTTCGGCGCTGCGCGGCGCGTCGCCGCCGTTCGGGTCCGGCTCGCTGAGGTTGGTGGACAGCAGCTGCGGTCCGCGGTCCCCCTCGACGTCCCGGGCGCTGGAACGCATCTGACCCGACACCGAGGCCTTCTCGGCCCGCTCGATCTCCTCGTCGGTCAGCGGGTCGCTGCCGACTCCCTTCGCGCCTTCCTCGGGCGCCGCCTCCACGACGCCGTCCTTCGCGATGGCGTCCTGCTTCGCCGCTGCCGCGTTGGCCTGGCGGTCCCCCGACCCACCCGCCTCGGACCCCGACAGATTGACGCCCACCAGCACGGCAGCCGCGGCGACCGCGACCGTCGTGCCTGCCACCACCTTCCCCAGGTGGCGTCTGACTATCTCTCGCACTACTCCCCCTACTCCCCTGGCGCCCCATTCATGGGCATGCCGAGTATGTGGTCAGACGGTTAGACGGGTACAACTCCTGGGTGGTTGCCCCACTTTCGGGCACACTCTGGCCGAAGTGGCCCCGTCTCGAGGGGGCGTGAGTGGAAGAGTCGCATACATGCAGGTCTGGCCTGGGCAGGCGTATCCCTTAGGTGCCACGTACGACGGAGCGGGCACGAATTTCGCGGTCTTCTCCGAGGCCGCAGAGCGAGTGGAGCTGTGTCTGCTGCACGACGACGGCTCGGAGACCGCCGTCGAGCTGCGCGAGTCCGACGCGTTCGTGCGGCACGCGTACCTGCCCGGCATCATGCCGGGCCAGCGGTACGGCTTCCGGGTGCACGGCCCGTACGCCCCGGAGCAGGGGCACCGGTGCAACTCCGCCAAGCTGCTCCTCGATCCGTACGCGCGCGCGGTGAGCGGTCGCATCGACTGGGGGGAGGAGGTGTACGGCTACCACTTCGACGAACCCGACGAGCGCAACGACATGGACTCGGCGCCCCACATGATGACGTCGGTCGTGGTCAACCCCTACTTCGACTGGGGCGACGACCGGCCCCCACGCACCCCGTACCACGAAACAGTGCTCTACGAAGCGCACGTCAAGGGCCTGACGATGCTGCATCCGGACCTTCCGGAGGAGCTCCGCGGCTCGTACGCGGCGCTGGGACACCCGGCGATCATCGAGCACCTCACCGGCCTCGGCGTCACCGCTCTGGAGCTGATGCCGGTCCACCAGTTCGTGAACGACCACCGTCTGGTCGACATGGGCCTCAACAACTACTGGGGCTACAACACCATCGGCTTCTTCGCCCCGCACAACGCGTACGCCTCCTGGGGCGACCGCGGCGAGCAGGTCCTGGAGTTCAAGCAGGCCGTGAAGGCCCTCCACGAGGCGGACATCGAGGTGATCCTCGACGTCGTCTACAACCACACCGCCGAGGGCAACCACCTGGGTCCGACGCTCTCCTACAAGGGCCTCGACAACGCCTCGTACTACCGCCTCACCAACGACTCCCGCTACTACATGGACACCACGGGGACCGGCAACTCGCTCCTGATGCGCTCGCCGCACGTGCTCCAGATGATCATGGATTCGCTGCGGCACTGGGTCACGGACATGCATGTGGACGGGTTCCGCTTCGACCTCGCGGCGACGTTGGCGCGCCAGTTCCACGAGGTGGACCGGCTGTCGTCCTTCTTCGACCTCGTGCAGCAGGACCCGATCGTGAGCCAGGTGAAGCTGATCGCCGAGCCCTGGGACGTCGGCGAGGGCGGCTACCAGGTGGGCAACTTCCCGCCCCTGTGGACCGAGTGGAACGGCATGTACCGCGACACGGTGCGCGATCTGTGGCGCGGCGAGCAGCGCACCCTCGCGGAGTTCGCGTCCCGTCTCACCGGCTCGTCCGACCTCTACCAGGACGACGGGCGGCGCCCGCTCGCGTCCATCAACTTCACCACCTGCCACGACGGTTTCACCCTGCACGACCTCGTCTCGTACAACGAGAAGCACAACCACGCCAACGGCGAGGACAACCAGGACGGCGAGAGCCACAACCGCTCATGGAACTGCGGCGCCGAGGGCGAGACGGACGATCCGGACATCATCGCGCTGCGCGCGCGGCAGATGCGGAACTTCACCGCCACGCTGATGCTCTCCCAGGGCGTACCCATGCTCAGTCACGGCGACGAGTTCGCACGCACGCAGTCCGGCAACAACAACGCGTACTGCCAGGACAACGAGCTGGCATGGGTGCGCTGGCCGGACGGCGAGAACTCCCTCCTCACCTTCACCCGCACGATGGCGATGCTCCGGCGCGACCATCCGGTCTTCCGCAGGCGCCGGTTCTTCCACGGCCGGCCGGTCCAGGGCACGCACGACGAACTGTCCGACATCGCCTGGTTCACCCCTGAGGGGGACGAGATGGAGCAGCCGGACTGGGACTCGTCGCAGGCGCGGGCGCTCAGCGTGTTCCTGAACGGCAACGCCATCTCGGAGCCGGGACCACGCGGGGAGCGGATCTCCGACGACTCGTTCCTGCTGCTTTTCAACGCGTCCCCGGAGCCGATCGAGTTCGTGGTCCCGGTCAATCACGGCCGCCAGTGGCAGCTCGTGATCGACACGGCGCACGAGGACGGGGTGCCGCCGGAGCCGGGGCCGAAGGTGCGGGCGGGCGACCGGCTCACGCTGGCCGACCGGAGCCTCACGGTGCTGCAGCGTCCGGCGTGACGGAGGCGGTGTCCGTGGCCGTGCGGTGCGCCTCATCGGGGTGGTGCGCCTCATAGGGGTGGTGTGACGGGTCGGGGCGGTGCGGGTCGTGGCGGGCGATCAGGGCGATGACGAACGCGACCGCCGCGGCCGCGCTCCCGAGGGCGAACGCCGCCCCCGCCCCGTGCGACTCCGCGAGGCGTCCGGCCACCGCGAGCGTCACCGCCTGGCCCCCGACGAACGCGCTCGCCGCGAACGTCATGCCCTCGGCGAGCCGCTGCGGCGGCACGGCGCGCTCCGTCAGCGCGAAGCCGGTGATCAGGTTCGGGGCGTAGATCGCACCGAACAGAGTGACCACTGTGTAGAGGCCCATCAGGCTGTCCGTCCACACCAGGGGCAGCGACAGGAGCGCCGCGGCGGCCGTCGCCACGCGCCAGCGCGCGATCAGCCCGAAGCGCTCGGGCAGGGCGGCCATGGAGAGGCCGACCACCGCGCTCATTACACCCATCGCCGCGTACACGAGACCCGCC
The window above is part of the Streptomyces venezuelae genome. Proteins encoded here:
- a CDS encoding 3'-5' exonuclease codes for the protein MGWHQELLIGFDLETTGTDPNEARIVTGAVIEVKAGETLGRRTWLADPGVPIPADAVAVHGITDERAAAEGRPAAEVADALADALTSYWMSGVPVVAYNAVFDLSLLSAELRRHGLRSLRDRLGGTAPGPVIDPYTIDRSVDRYRRGKRNLEAVCTEYGVRLESAHDAAADAQAAARLACAIADRHPKIASLGPADLHRSQIGWYAEWAADFQNFLRKKGNADAVVDGVWPLRAES
- a CDS encoding SAV2148 family HEPN domain-containing protein → MSSGGRELPPGDEGHEGSSADVPPGAVSLARPMEMGSQIGPELDWDADAWREVRTRAQRAGRAYIWLNLVEQRLRAVVAAVLRPVYEPVHADDWVVAAAGPAGQEWVQRAVAVREVSRRKGYLLDPADDNVLSFLTLPQLRELMVQHWPCFEPYFDDRRDVELALDELEVTRNVVSRNRALSETVLAQAERASARLLDILGSGTDTPSARRLPVDAVEDLVGDRYADVVAVHSDRVRLMRRFPAEDMFGGARRLDAIGIGLNLLVQNFSGRRLVRLAESGCRTRLLFLNPASSAVKRRERELGIKKGELSRSVEMNILHMRRVRARLRDPGAFEIQVFDETPRFTAYLVDGDGADGIGVVQSYLRRTRGMEAPVLVLRGGSRVVKSGDPGDGGLFATYREEFETAWADSRPVS
- a CDS encoding copper amine oxidase gives rise to the protein MHVNRLSRARKRATMALAVSALVGGAVTVAGPATAAPRAPQAPTAAADCSDAYKIEQTVDGGTTWRMCWHYNTLSGLILDKISYQPKGEAKPIPVLTSARLAQVHVPYDDGQAEYDDVTGTDFGQALQNLNPGECPGGTIKTVKVPHRGNVKGLCATTRARGHAYRLNDDASTGGTGKTYTGQGKDLLVYTVNKASWYEYITEWRFSSDGTITSNVGATGSLSPYDYDGGDDRGWPIGKGDQAKAESHAHNVFWRLNFGLDGSPKAKVEQYDSKVTPPTGDGSPTTKTTRTKVTKELTGDRKDMRWWRVVSNTGKNKDGHPRSYEIVPGPSTKHAGREFTKHDVYFTQYKKCEQYASNNPGCPNGTPDSVDKWVNGQAMDHPVTWVHVGFHHIARDEDQQPMPVHWQGFSLAARDVTAMSPLTPQDLANQNGQPPLGG
- a CDS encoding Tat pathway signal sequence domain protein — encoded protein: MAGTTVAVAAAAVLVGVNLSGSEAGGSGDRQANAAAAKQDAIAKDGVVEAAPEEGAKGVGSDPLTDEEIERAEKASVSGQMRSSARDVEGDRGPQLLSTNLSEPDPNGGDAPRSAEVVYYDYKKDTVITKTVNLETGKVADTVTTKNVQPPPSQEELAEGARLLIADPLGKGLKKDFKHATGKALTGPDQLQLSGMVFRKETVKRVPSSLDACGKNRCLQVVTKVKSGPWIDTRALVVDLSTRTVGRLG
- the glgX gene encoding glycogen debranching protein GlgX, giving the protein MQVWPGQAYPLGATYDGAGTNFAVFSEAAERVELCLLHDDGSETAVELRESDAFVRHAYLPGIMPGQRYGFRVHGPYAPEQGHRCNSAKLLLDPYARAVSGRIDWGEEVYGYHFDEPDERNDMDSAPHMMTSVVVNPYFDWGDDRPPRTPYHETVLYEAHVKGLTMLHPDLPEELRGSYAALGHPAIIEHLTGLGVTALELMPVHQFVNDHRLVDMGLNNYWGYNTIGFFAPHNAYASWGDRGEQVLEFKQAVKALHEADIEVILDVVYNHTAEGNHLGPTLSYKGLDNASYYRLTNDSRYYMDTTGTGNSLLMRSPHVLQMIMDSLRHWVTDMHVDGFRFDLAATLARQFHEVDRLSSFFDLVQQDPIVSQVKLIAEPWDVGEGGYQVGNFPPLWTEWNGMYRDTVRDLWRGEQRTLAEFASRLTGSSDLYQDDGRRPLASINFTTCHDGFTLHDLVSYNEKHNHANGEDNQDGESHNRSWNCGAEGETDDPDIIALRARQMRNFTATLMLSQGVPMLSHGDEFARTQSGNNNAYCQDNELAWVRWPDGENSLLTFTRTMAMLRRDHPVFRRRRFFHGRPVQGTHDELSDIAWFTPEGDEMEQPDWDSSQARALSVFLNGNAISEPGPRGERISDDSFLLLFNASPEPIEFVVPVNHGRQWQLVIDTAHEDGVPPEPGPKVRAGDRLTLADRSLTVLQRPA